The DNA region CCACGACCGCACCGTCGGCCGCGTTGGCCCCGCCGACGAGCCCCGTCCGTGCCCCCTGCGGCACCACGGGCAGCCCGTGCGCCGCGGCTACCCGCACCACGGCCGCGACCTCGGCGGTGTCACGCGGGCGTACGACGGCCAGCGGCACCCCGGCCCGGCACAGATCGGCCTCGTCGCGGCTGACGGTGCGCAGCACATCCGGGTCGGTGAGCACACTGTCCGGCCCGTGCAGCGCGGCCCGCAGGTCCGCGACGGCGTCCGTCGTGATCGTCATGCCGTCCACGATAGGCAACCCATCCGCCCAACCCCCCTGCCGCACAAGCAACTTACGCGACCACCGCAAACGGGGAGATGTCCGCGGCGGCGGCACTGCACACACTGAATCGCGACAGGAAGTCAGGGCGGATTGGAGATTGACTGTGTCCCGGTTGGTACACGAGGGTTTCGCCACGCAAGCCGCCCGCACCCCGGACGCCGTCGCGGTCCGGTCGGACGAGGCGACGCTCACCTATCGCGAACTGGACGAGCAGGCCAACAGACTCGCCCACCACCTGGTGGACCTCGGCGTCGAGCCGGGCACCCCGGTCGCCGTGCTGCTGGAACGCTCCGCGCACGTCGTCGTCGCGCTGCTCGCCACACTCAAGGCGGGCGGAGCGTACCTGCCGGTGCACTCCGGCCACCCCGCTGACCGGCAGCGGTGGATCGTCGAGCAGTCCGGTGCCGAGATCCTGCTGACCGACGCCGCGATGACCCGGCGGGGGCTGCCCGACGTGGCACGGACCGTGCACCTCACGACGCACGGTCCCGCGACCACCGGGGCCCCCGCCGCACCACCACGGGTCACCGTCGACCAGGACGACCTCGCCTACGTGATGTACACGTCGGGTTCGACGGGACACCCCAAGGGCGTCGCGGTCCGCCACGGCGGCCTCGCCGACCTCGTGCTCGACCCCTGCTGGGACACCGGCAACCACGAACGGGTACCACTGCTCGCACCGATCGCCTTCGACGTGTCCCTCTACGAGATCCTCGTCCCCCTCCTGCACGGCGGCAGCGTGGCCGTCTTCCCCGACGGACCGTTCGACATCGACCGGCTGCGCACACACATCACCCGGCACGGCATCACCGCCCTGCACCTCACCGCGGGCCTCTTCCGGGTCGTGGCCGAAGAGGCACCGGACACCTTCGCGACGGTCCGCGAGGTCCTCACCGGCGGCGACGTCATCGCCCCCGGCGCCGTCGACCGGGTCCTGCGAGCCTGCCCGGACCTCGTCGTGCGAGCCCTGTACGGCACCACGGAAGCCACGGTGTTCAGCACACACACGGCCCTGACCGCCCCCTACCGCGCCGGGATCACCGTCAGCTCCGGCCGCGTCTTCGACGGCGTGGAACTGTACGTCCTGGACGAGCGGCTCGACCCGGTCCCGCCCGGCGCCGTCGGCGAGCTCTACATCGCCGGCCGCGGCCTCGCCAAGGGCTACCTCGAACGGCCGGACCTCACCGCGGAGGCGTTCGTCGCCGACCCGTTCGGCGGCGACGGCACACGGATGTACCGCACCGGTGACCTCGCCCGGCTGTCCGCCGACGGCGAACTGGAGTTCGCCGGCCGCGCCACCGACCTGGTCAAGATCCTCGGCTTCCGGGTCGAACTCGCCGAGATCGAGTCCGTCCTGACCGCCTTCCCCGGCCTGGCACACGCCGCGGTCGTCGCCCACGAGGCCGGCGCCGGCGACCGCCTCGCCGCATACCTCGTCCCGGA from Streptomyces sp. NBC_01754 includes:
- a CDS encoding non-ribosomal peptide synthetase, with product MSRLVHEGFATQAARTPDAVAVRSDEATLTYRELDEQANRLAHHLVDLGVEPGTPVAVLLERSAHVVVALLATLKAGGAYLPVHSGHPADRQRWIVEQSGAEILLTDAAMTRRGLPDVARTVHLTTHGPATTGAPAAPPRVTVDQDDLAYVMYTSGSTGHPKGVAVRHGGLADLVLDPCWDTGNHERVPLLAPIAFDVSLYEILVPLLHGGSVAVFPDGPFDIDRLRTHITRHGITALHLTAGLFRVVAEEAPDTFATVREVLTGGDVIAPGAVDRVLRACPDLVVRALYGTTEATVFSTHTALTAPYRAGITVSSGRVFDGVELYVLDERLDPVPPGAVGELYIAGRGLAKGYLERPDLTAEAFVADPFGGDGTRMYRTGDLARLSADGELEFAGRATDLVKILGFRVELAEIESVLTAFPGLAHAAVVAHEAGAGDRLAAYLVPESDEPDLTALREHVREALPEYMVPAAFTVIDRLPLTANGKLDRSALPVPQFRSETAYRAPANPTEETICQIFAQVLGLPEVGVEDDFFDLGGHSLLAMRLLNRIRAEVGVEVQIRTLFNTPTVAGLAEVVAVERAA